The DNA segment tttaatcaaattaaattaaagttaattatccATGTGTTCTTAACcttttttgaagaaatttatcTTGTGctaaatatacattaaaatttaaaaaatatatatatatatatatatatatatatatatatatatatatatatatatatatatataaatgttttctatttaAGAGAAGCtagcataattttattttgaatttaatttatatctactgaatatgtatatatttgctACCTACTAATGTCTTGTTTCACCCCAACATATTTGATTGGATTAAGATGAGTTGCTTTAATATTGGCAACCATTTGCTTGATATTATGTATGATAAGTTGCTTAGTTGttgaaacaattatttattttttcagaaTTAAAGACAATTTTTAACTCTTTAACATTCCATTTATTTATGACAACACAAAACAGTTAAATCTAATATTTTGTATCAATTTTAaggataattttaaaatcatagaaaattgtcatatttatttgagttttggaaagaaaatggtttttctcttaatctaattttatacttgttaaaataaaaatattatcgactttttcttttcaataggTGAATTTATTCTTgcaaatattatttgaattcatcttagtatttataatttttttatgtataaatatgaataaaattgattttttaagttAAGTATATGTATTTCCCTTTTATCTCCTATTCATCTTTATCTTTGTACCtcttatcattttaaaatattaagttaatcTAAACAACTTGTGTTGgagtacaaacaaagtcccacattgagcgaaagaaggactggtcaagggtttatatacacatatctccaatggtaagaggccttttggagtggtaccaaaagcaaacccgtgagggTTTGGtccaaagcggacaatgtcttaccatgtgtggagttctatgtgtgtgtcgtACCTCTCTCCCAACAGTGGTATCGGAGCCCATGGTTCGGGTCTGGTGACCGGGCTCAGACGAGTACGTCCCCCCATGATCAGGCGAGCCAAAAGCTCATTGTGACCATGGATCGTGAAAGAGGgcttaccatgtgtggagttctatgtgtgtgtcaTACCTCCCCCAACAGTATTAACTCTTGTTTACTCATTACTTTcgtaactttatttataatgtataatataataatttttgttctatttattttatatttatctaattattatttaatatttatgcacattgatatttgatattaatatatatatatatatatatatatatatatatatatatatatatatatatatatatatatatataattttagtatttaattttatagtaagtttttatgatttttaattttcttataaataaattattcatttcaaGATAGATAGAAATGTGACAAAAACTCTAAAGCCatagatataattttcttttaatataaatttttagagTTGATTATGTTGTAATAATAGAATTTGATGTTAGAATATAATAAttggtttgttttttaattatttttgcattttttttctatgtctttcatcattaaattaaaaaaaaaaacaattgatgaTTTTTAATCTATATATGCATAACATTAtgagtttaaataattttcaattttaattataaaattcctTTAATTTAAGTTAGAAACCTTTCTATAGAtgaatttttacaaattaattagcttttagaagagaaaacaataaatataattaaatataataatatttaattgaaaaactaCTTCAGTTAAATTTActataatcatataaaaagttctttaattaagaaattattcgGATATAATATATCGATTGTTTtaattgtgaaaatatcatcCCTCGCACTTCAAAATCACCAAAAATtgtatatatcaaaatatatggaTGTGGAAACAAGATTTCCTACATTGTTCCACTGTTTCCCACTATATTAAATGTCTCAAATCTAATCgtataattagaataaataaatttgttcataattttattatataataaataaatttattaacctATATACTCATTCTCTAAATTAAATGCTCTTAagaccatatatatatatatatatatatatattacaaagaTATCTTACGAgatcatctttcattttttttggttttattgtattatattttaccatatttataacattcaaaatcttcaataatgttttatttaatccttaataagaaaatatatttcaaaaaaaaaaaagttcttttattctcataactaaattaaaaaaatttcaaaaaaaaaaaatttttttttttttttttttttttttttttttgttttcataattcTAAATCTGAACTTTTAATGCGACATGTTTCAATGAGAAAATATCGAAGACGCCTGCtagaatattaaatttataagttgGTTGATAAAACCAGTGTCTCCAAGCTTATTATTAAGCATGAAGGGGTTTATCAAggaaatagaaaagagaaagagacaaATGACATTACAGTTCTATAATTCCTCGGATGAATGGTTCTGCTAGTAGTATTAACATAACTCGTGTTTGATAAATACTACATAAGTAGTCCTATAATAATAGGATTTCCATGACAAATCTTACTGCAATCTATCCATTTATATGTCTGCAGCAAGAAAGTTACCAGACAGTGCTACCTGCATCAAAATAACGAATGACTTGAACAATAAATGCAACATTCCAAGCACCCATACTAAAAGAAATGACACAAACTGAAGAGAGTGAGAGAAAGTACCTTCTCGCCCAATTTAAAGGGAGGCAATCCCTTATAAGGACAGGTACTGCATCTGAATGCATCTCCGAGCCCACACTGCAAATCAAAGACAAATTTGAGAGCAATGCAATTATGGGGAAAATAAATTTCTGAAATggtaatagtaatagtaataaacTTCTGTCATACTAGACACAATAACCACAATATGAATCAATATTAGACATTCTTGTTTGTTCCCTTAATGCCGATCAAAATTAATGTTCGAAATCGTTTTTGCGTTACAAACGACCATTGTAAGATGATCTAACAAAACTTTTTTGAAGAGCAAGATCTGAACATACAAGTGGATTTATAATCTAAACAAAATTCCTTTCTTTACTAGGTGAGGTTGCCACCTGAATGTTTATTTAAAGCTCACAAACTCAGCAAGCTTTCAATAGCTAAATTGAAAGAAATGGCAATAACATTTGCATTTCTTCCATCCATAAGCCTCTATATACACATTCATGAGCTATGTGCAAGAAGGAAAGGAATTATGATGTAGCACTAGCTCTTATATTTCATGATATTTAAGTTAGCTTCCATGAATTGGGAAGAGAGGTTGCTTTAATGCTTCTTTGCCTCTAAATCATCTGAATTATTACAAAAAGCTAACAAACCAGATTGGGAGCTATTAAAAAGGTCAGAACTTTGATGACTAAAATGTGCAGAAAGCAAAAATGAATTCTTGTTGAACACACAACCTTAGAAAGCATAAACAAAGTATATATTACAAAGGGAAAATAATTAACACATACGCTGCCACAAGCTGATTGAGGATTATTAATCTGTTCTGCTGTCAATCCTAACTTCAaaactttttcctcttcttcagcCCTCCCACAGGTGCAATTTTTGCAAGCTTTTCTAGTACTGCCAATTTCACAATCACCTATAGCAGAAACACGTCAGCTAAGAACCTAGTTTCACACAAAATACTAGTTCTGGAACAAACTTTAAAAGTGTTCCTTACCTGGCGGTAGCTGGGGTTTCTTCAAATCTTCTTCAGTCAAAAGACTATCTTCATCTATAAGATCCGAATCAACATCAATTTGCATTTTAGGTGAACTCTTTATCACCTTCTTTAAGGAAAATGATGAACCAACTTTCCATGAGGGCTTTTTTGCTTTGATCTATGAGCAATACAAAGCATATTGATTCTTATAATTCGTAAGAGTGCAATAACAATTAATtaggaaagaaagagaaagaataattGATGACTCAAGGCCTAAAATCCACTCATACAATAGGAAGGCAAATTTGCCAGAAGGACAGGGAAGATAATgattaaaagtagaaaaaataaagtaatgaaaattaataattgtgCTCAAACTGAGAAACCTATAACTTCACAATAATAGTTGCCAATATCAATATACTGGTTTTAAGACAGATATCAGGCTATTGTATTCTGACGTACAGCAccaaacacaagaaaacaataaaaaattgatgaatAAAAGTGGCATAGGATAGGAAGATTCCGGTTAATGAAACTTACCAAGAAAACAATAAGAAATCGATGAATAGAAGTGGCATAGGATAGGAAGGTTCCGGTTAATGAAACTTACCCCAGTTGATTGTAAAACTTGTGTTTCTGAAAACCCTGCCAGCAATAACTTGCTCTGAAGATCAGATATTATCTGCATGGATGATGGGGAAAATAATCAGACTATGCAATAGAACAATATCAATTCCACTAGGCACTATCTAAGACGTTATTACCTTATCAAATGAGCCCACTGTAGACTGAGATGACTTGCGAATGAGAATTATACCACCCACTTTTAACACTCTAAGAATTTCTTGAATCAGTTGGTCCCCAGGACAATCACTTGACAACCAGTTTAAAATAGCAGAATCAACAGAGGAAGACTCCAATGGCAAATTGCCTGAAATTTGCAATGATAGGTGAAAGAAAATggttacaatacaataaaatatgatatatgtGTGAAATGGAAATGTGAATTTGAATCCATgttctttaaagaaaaacaactatTGGTTGACATGTTTAAAGGAATTGGACAAAATACAGGAAGGACTGGCTATTTCCAATTTTGTTGCACTTCAGGCATTTTGTTGCTAAAACTAAAGGTTGAACCTCTGATGTGTTGAAGATCCAAAGCTTGATGTGGCTAAAGatataatatattgaaatttgaCACTATATACTGTTGCAGATAAACAAAGAAACTAAGAAAAACTGAGCAGTCAATGGCAGGAGAGAACAAAATACCATAACTCTCCCACATTTTGACGCAATTGTTCTCTTTGACATAAGTATCATTTTGTCTTTTTGGTTCTTATCTCATCAACAAATATACCTGGAGGCCGGTGCTTAATATCTTTGCTGTTATTGACATATTTTGACTGGCCTAGCATATTGAGTTGAAAAAGTCTAACCTGAAAgtatattgatatatttctatgttttaattttaataaagaataaaatttattataatgacaATCAAGCCGCATTATAGCATTAAACAAGCCTTTATTAACTTTATTGATGGCTTGAAATTGTTATTCTTGTTATCAAGCTTACAAAGGAAACTGATTTTTTCATGAGAGCATAGGAACACAATCAGAACACCCATCAATTCAGAGCGCACGAAACCAGATATACAAAGTAATTCAACTCCTGGGTctgcttatttttattaaactaatgCATCTCAGTCTGATAGATAACAAAGAGATTCAGATTATGGATTCATTCAACTGGAGAAAATATTAACAGAAACAAGGGAAATAAGGGCCATCATAACCACCCATAACAAGATAGTATGACCAAGTGATCAATAAACTATAGTCTACTGACCTAATTCACTATTTTGGCAACTACAGGGATCAAATGAGTAATTAAAGTCATAAATTGTAAACTTCTTGGATTTAAAACTGATTCAATAAAACAGTTCACTTTGGTATAACACAATTGCATTCCACCTTCTTATTTACTGCTCCTACAAGTGGAGAGTATTTACCcagaaattcataaaaaaatgaagaatcaaGAATCAAGAGAATTACTTAATAGCGAGGCCGATGTAAGAACTAGAGGATCAGATTCCTGAACCCCTTCATTGCCAAGTTCTGTAATTGTCTCAAACACTTGACTGACGGAAAGAACTGCTCCATCTGTAAAAACCAGGACAGCACGGCCTTTCTTTGCACCATCCTGCAATAatcaaaacttaaatttaaaacattgaaAGTTAAAGATGTTCACGTCTTTCTATCCTCACATagacaacaaaatattttagcatgaaagagaaatataaagaaaaacaaaatgaagacATAGTTTCAACTATTCCAACACTGGAATGAAAATTTTTGAAGCATCAAAATTAGTCTCGGTAGATGAAAAACAAGAATTGAAATCATAAAAGGAATTTGAGTGTGCGgtagaaaaataaacctagaAACAAAGAGAACAAAGGAAGCTAATATGTtattagagagagaaaaaaaggtaAACAGAAGGGAAGAGAAAGGAACGAACCATTCCGATGCgaagcaaaagcaaaagcaacCGGAGACAATGGAAGCTTCAAGAAAAAGGCAAAGTCGGCGACTGCGAAAACAAATTTCTTAAACTGATATTAGGAGAAAGAGAATTGCGGGTATTAATATGGagaaggaaggaaggaaaatCGTGCAGATCACGTGAGTGTGGCATACAAAACCACTGAGATTTACCTTCGTGCCTATAAAAAAACTGTAATTGGTTTTAAatgtttgttaatttaaaaGGACAACTTTCTTTATAGATAATGGatattaaattttcaacaaataaatttctgaggtttttttttatactattgtgttatttaaatataagaaaatatgtcATATTCGtttgattatataattcaatattaagattttaaaaatatttaaatataatttttcatgaGTTGGAGAAATACATGCAGAAGTAATTTAACGTTGTCcaatatttattcaattaaaaaattaattgttcattataattttatttgatacgGTACTATATATTcagaaattaataattttattttaatatgcgtaatttaagaactaaatataaatataaacataaataatttaaatgaatccgtgcttctttttatgtttatttgttttccaattttattatttaaatacagttttttcttaaattaaaacaattattttttaagtaattgtttttattaatatatttcattttactattttattttttaagtattgtaAATCTTTTTTGAAACtcaattaactatttttaataagaaaaaattgtgaatgactttttattttttatcacgAGAAAAAGAGTGaatatagtatttaaaaaagaaaaatgctttcttataaatttcaattcaaatattcGACAAtgactaaaattatattttaaaattttcaaaaaatatggacaccgtttttttttttttaaatatcaatgaTATATGACAAATCTGAAATAGAAATACTGTTAATACACCAACCCTGATTAGGTTAGTACTTAGCTTAAATTAATCAAAGAAGCTCATAAAGAAACAACAaatccacaaaaaaaaaaaaaaatagtccaaaataaattaatgttatcACCTTTTAGAGcacttcaaattaaaataatataagacgatgaatgtaaaattattaaacattaaatatatagttttttatatacCCTTTTCAGTAAAAAATGATACATATCAACTAACAGATTTTCTCTAGAATTAAGCAATTATAAATTTAGCATGTCAAAGCACAAATCATTATACCAatatatatgaagataaaggttTGGGAGACAGATTCTACTTACACCTCTTTCAATTTTTCCGCctaatacaaataatttatttaatttaattcataaaaatgcATATTTATTACCATCCCTATTCTAGTGGAGAGGATCCAGTAATCTTTTTATGCATCTGGTTTGAAGGAGGGAAgaaaatgatttgaaaattgAGAAAGGATATGGGGGGCACTGCTCTCAATAATGTTGATAGTGTAGACAGTATTAGGAAGTTGATTCAATGTAATATATAACACTGTGCTAACATCAAACTAAAGGGAGAATTGATAAGAGTAAGAGAGGAGTTACAAAAAGAATTATCTTCGGTCATGCGATCTCCCAGATTCCAATTGATGTTTGGAAGATTCTAGAGAACTTCTACCTTTAGCATCAGTATGTTTATCTTCCCTGGAATCATGTGAATGAGATGCCTTTTGACGCCGCAGCATATCCTCTGCATACCTGCGCCACAAtgcttctctttcttttcttggaaCTTTGTTATATCTTGGATCAGATTTTAGAACTCGCTTAGCTGTAGACCAAGAATTGAGCACTGTTTTTCCATCGTCATTTTCATGAGATGCAGCATCAGTGGTCAATACTTCAGCCAAGAGAACTCTAAATTCGTGAGCACATCGCTGGCCAAATCACAATAATCACGGGTGTTAAGAATGGGACATATAAGTGACACTGAAGAGAATGGCATACACACCACTATCTCATATATTGTTCTCTTACCTCCTGAAGCATCTTCACGTGTTCCCGAAACAACTTTTCCGTATCAGAAGAATCAAGTTCAGGATTAGTTGCGCGTCCTTGAGGATCCTTTTCTAATTTAGGTTTCGATTCCGTCCATGATGCCTAACAACATAGTACGCAAATGGCATTAATTTTACATTGATGAAAGAAAATGGgataaaatttatcatcaatatCAGCCAAGTTCCtagtaaataagaaaattaagagtgaGCAATCTTAAAGCAATCAAGTGTCAGAAAAACTCACTTGCATTAATCTAATTCTTAtctactttttaataaaattcctTAATTCAAGATGGTACAGTACTGCGATGAATCAGAAGTGGAAGAATAAAACTGAGAAGATATCATTACTCAAAACAACAGTGAGTCCAGAGGGACTACATACATTCTAATTCTTTCAGATTGCGGGATACTGTTAAGTTGATTATTAAAGATTTTCGAAAGAATTTCGTAGCCCTGACACAAAAAGAAATCTATACCAGAGGATCTTTGATTGTCTCCACGAGTAAAGCTTGAAAAGAAGTAACTGCCTCCTTTCTTCTAATTTTTAGTCGCACTCTCTCCATTTCCTGTTCTTCTCTTTCCTTCCTTTTGCGCAGCTCTCGTTCTCTTTCCCTGAGCTTGTCCTGTAAAATAGTTTCAACTTCCTGTAACTTGCTTTATAATCAATACATcacaaaaagaaatgaaaatgagttGTTACAGGAGCACctctatataaatataaattggtAGAAAggtcaatttggtccttgaacGTATATAAGAAGGTTTCAATTTAGCCCtagaatttatataaatttaaacctGTAAGTAATGTCCATCTCTCattcatctttcattttaaGTAGGTTCTTGCATGTcactattaaaatgcaatttaGTCATTGTATGTTATCATTCAAAACACAATTTAGTCTATGTATGGATTAAATTGCCATTTAATGATAATATACAGGGACCTATCTGAAACGAAGGACGACTATAAAAAGGAGGCTACTTTCAAGAACCAAAATGATGATCCagtgaatataataataagcAAACTCATGTAATACAATAATGCAGaccaatataaaaaagaaaaataatgaataaaagatACTTTAATACCAGTAATAAAAGTCACTACGATGAAAGTACACTTCCAATGACCTAAAAATGTAAAGTAGTTCAGCAGCCTCTATGCACCATGAATATACTCGGCACCGATAAAAATGATAACGGGAAAAAAAGTAGATGGCAGTTATTCTCGTTTCTAATTAGCAACTTATTTGCTTATTAAGATAGGCAATCGTTGCATATTAACCAGCTGATACCTGCTCCTCCCTTTTAGCTTTGGTCTCTCTTTCTGTCGCATATTCAGCAGCTTTCAGTTCAGATAAATACTCATTGAACAAACCTTCCCTATCCTCATGCCTCACAGATTTATATCTTGGGTCATCCCTTAAACTTTCTTTAACCTGTATCCACAGAAGATTATAGATtaggaaaaataagaaatcGAAAAAGCGAGCAATACATATGCCACATTCAAAAGTTACACTTACATGTACATGTATACCAAAACTTGTCTCTAAAAGAAGCTAATTATCAAACTATATTCTTGGGAGTATATTAACAATCTAAAGTTGAGGCTTGTGAgaaaatgagaaaggaaaattttctaaacgtgtttgaatttttttttttgtcccagcAGAGTGAACTTATTTATATTCAGGAGCCTTACAAAAATAATCAATGCCAAAGAATTTATCAATGGATGAATTTAAGATACCACTATTACCGAAGATTCATTGATCCTAGCTATATACCATGTATATATAGGCTACTtgaaaaaacaaacatcaaagaAGCTCTTGCTCTCCTAAAACATTCCTATTTCCAACACTTGCTAACATATCCtacctttttattaaaaaagaacatAATAGAAAGGTTCATTCAAAAAAAGCATATTAGCAAGTCGTACCCAGAAGTATCTCGAAATCTTCCTAATATAACCCTAAAAACAATTAGGAGGATACCGAACACCTCGACGAGTGAGACAGTGATATTGAGAAAATcaacactttattttattacagCCATTATCATTCTCAGTAACATGGAAAACAACATCCCACTATCAGATAACATAACCCAAAACAATTTATTCAAATCCTTGAGAAAATCAA comes from the Vigna radiata var. radiata cultivar VC1973A chromosome 2, Vradiata_ver6, whole genome shotgun sequence genome and includes:
- the LOC106754896 gene encoding anamorsin homolog, whose translation is MDGAKKGRAVLVFTDGAVLSVSQVFETITELGNEGVQESDPLVLTSASLLSNLPLESSSVDSAILNWLSSDCPGDQLIQEILRVLKVGGIILIRKSSQSTVGSFDKIISDLQSKLLLAGFSETQVLQSTGIKAKKPSWKVGSSFSLKKVIKSSPKMQIDVDSDLIDEDSLLTEEDLKKPQLPPGDCEIGSTRKACKNCTCGRAEEEEKVLKLGLTAEQINNPQSACGSCGLGDAFRCSTCPYKGLPPFKLGEKVALSGNFLAADI